One Fulvia fulva chromosome 12, complete sequence genomic region harbors:
- a CDS encoding MFS-type efflux pump MFS1, whose product MTFCFILALQWGGTQYDWADYLCVEHKAGETAMVPLTMHRSRSVSSASLGTFCNFAALRAVSFYVIRGASTLGSGLMCLPTAVSMSFFALFGGPVTTYIGYYSPVLLLGTSLSAIGTGLLTTLHPHSSAGRWIGFQVTYGMGIEMSFQPPFLAVQTVLEGAKIPMALVLLSFTQTFGGIIVLSVAQNVFPSRLAGDLVASVPQVDPNIVLQHGAIGLIDVVPMRYRDLVLTAYNSAIVDVFYITLGLSCLSVLFALGIEWKSVKNGESTEGTTSKIDG is encoded by the exons ATGACGTTCTGCTTCATTCTCGCATTGCAGTGGGGTGGAACGCAGTATGATTGGG CTGATTACTTGTGCGTAGAGCACAAGGCGGGGGAGACGGCCATGGTTCCACTGACAATGCATCGTTCACGAAGCGTCAGCTCTGCCAGCCTTGGGACCTTTTGTAACTTTGCGGCATTACGGGCTGTCTCCTTCTATGTGA TACGTGGCGCATCCACTCTAGGTTCTGGTCTTATGTGCCTTCCCACGGCTGTCTCCATGTCTTTCTTCGCCCTGTTCGGTGGACCCGTCACGACTTATATCGGCTACTACAGCCCTGTCCTGCTACTCGGAACATCTCTCTCAGCCATCGGAACCGGCCTCCTCACTACCCTTCACCCCCACTCATCCGCTGGCCGATGGATCGGCTTCCAGGTCACCTACGGCATGGGTATCGAAATGAGTTTCCAGCCGCCATTTCTCGCAGTGCAGACGGTTCTCGAAGGCGCCAAGATACCCATGGCGCTGGTGCTTCTGAGCTTCACACAAACTTTCGGTGGCATAATTGTGCTGTCGGTGGCGCAGAACGTCTTCCCGAGCAGACTGGCTGGCGATCTCGTCGCTAGTGTGCCGCAAGTGGACCCAAATATTGTGCTGCAACATGGTGCTATTGGGCTGATCGATGTCGTCCCGATGCGGTATCGCGATCTGGTTTTGACTGCCTACAATAGCGCTATCGTGGATGTCTTCTACATTACCCTGGGCCTTTCGTGCTTGTCTGTGCTGTTTGCACTCGGCATTGAGTGGAAATCTGTCAAGAATGGCGAAAGTACGGAGGGGACCACATCCAAGATAGATGGGTGA
- a CDS encoding Nuclear envelope morphology protein 1: MNSLSVVKRFTTTPPATPPRSRTASSANVGTLSSHGDNETSTLDFASLNEKLSQSVDDDVKQAAHEDEQSQAAYVSEKTPLLSSGDSGAAREEAGRGWKLPRRIAAAVFYGVQVVFSTITAPGRYVIACFYDEQGHFSAILPLKRFKNIMTRRKQRSSAHAVGYGGRQDSSEEEQPMPQKRGASRRSPSVDSNASTATAGSSASDGEGAPDSPARHTRSKTSSQQPVPGEKRRSIRMKEPQDEALRKRKASKAKRAASLEVPTDVANTLKSPSSPSNPLKMTRYPRAPAPPRPLVPKRQPSYTLAYSPDTPKKTLIIDLDETLIHSMAKGGRMSTGHMVEVRLMGQVSSSGMQIGPGVPILYYVHERPGCHEFLRKIRKWYNLIVFTASVQEYADPVIDWLERETKYFSGRYYRQHCTFRNGAYIKDLAQVEPDLSKVMILDNSPMSYIFHEDNAIPIEGWISDPTDRELIHLVPFFEALQYVPDVRALLALRQGQAQQA, encoded by the exons ATGAACAGCCTCTCCGTCGTCAAGCGCTTCACCACCACCCCTCCCGCGACTCCACCACGATCGCGAACAGCTTCGTCCGCCAATGTGGGGACACTGTCCAGCCATGGCGACAACGAAACATCGACCTTGGACTTCGCGTCGCTGAACGAGAAGCTGAGCCAGAGCGTGGACGACGATGTAAAACAGGCGGCGCATGAGGACGAACAAAGCCAGGCCGCATACGTCAGCGAGAAGACGCCTTTGTTGAGCTCCGGCGACTCTGGCGCTGCGAGAGAAGAGGCTGGTCGCGGATGGAAGCTTCCTCGTCGCATAGCAGCGGCAGTCTTCTACGGCGTGCAGGTCGTCTTCTCAACCATAACAGCCCCAGGCCGCTACGTGATAGCCTGTTTTTACGACGAGCAAGGACACTTCTCCGCTATACTGCCATTGAAGAGATTCAAGAACATCATGACGAGGCGGAAACAGCGATCATCAGCGCATGCGGTGGGCTATGGTGGGCGTCAGGACTCGTCCGAGGAAGAGCAGCCCATGCCGCAGAAGAGAGGCGCATCGAGGCGATCGCCTTCAGTGGACAGTAATGCTTCAACTGCGACAGCCGGCTCTTCCGCATCTGATGGAGAGGGTGCGCCGGACAGTCCAGCTCGACACACGCGATCCAAGACCAGTTCGCAACAACCGGTTCCCGGagagaagaggaggagcaTACGTATGAAGGAGCCACAGGATGAAGCACTGCGGAAACGCAAGGCATCGAAAGCAAAAAGAGCTGCGAGTTTGGAAGTGCCGACAGACGTCGCGAACACGCTGAaatcgccttcctctcctTCAAACCCTCTGAAGATGACCCGATACCCACGCGCGCCCGCTCCTCCACGACCTCTTGTGCCGAAGAGACAGCCTTCGTACACCCTCGCTTACTCGCCGGACACTCCCAAGAAGACACTGATCATCGACCTTGACGAGACACTCATCCACAGCATGGCCAAGGGCGGGCGCATGTCAACAGGACACATGGTTGAAGTCCGGCTGATGGGCCAAGTCTCAAGTTCTGGCATGCAGATCGGTCCCGGGGTGCCCATACTATACTACGTCCACGAAAGACCTGGATGCCACGAATTCCTGCGTAAAATACGGAAATGGTACAACCTGATCGTCTTCACAGCATCCGTACAAGAGTACGCAGACCCGGTCATCGACTGGCTAGAGCGCGAGACCAAATACTTCTCAGGACGATATTACCGGCAACACTGCACGTTCCGGAATGGCGCTTACATTAAAGATCTGGCGCAAGTGGAGCCAGATTTGAGCAAAGTTATGATTTTGGATAATTCGCCCATGAGTTACATCTTTCACGAAG ATAATGCGATACCCATTGAAGGCTGGATCAGCGACCCGACAGATCGCGAACTGATACACCTGGTACCCTTCTTCGAGGCACTGCAATATGTGCCCGATGTGCGAGCTCTTTTGGCGCTGCGGCAGGGACAAGCGCAGCAAGCGTAA